In the Carassius gibelio isolate Cgi1373 ecotype wild population from Czech Republic chromosome A2, carGib1.2-hapl.c, whole genome shotgun sequence genome, one interval contains:
- the LOC127934402 gene encoding tripartite motif-containing protein 16 isoform X1, translated as MAESSVSLAQDQFSCPICLDLLKDPVAIPCGHSYCMSCITDCWDQDDQKGVYSCPQCRQTFTLRPVLGKNTMLAEVVEKLKMTKLQAARPAQSHSGSGDVECDICTGDKNKAIKSCLVCLESYCQTHFERHEEFHSGKRHKLTDATGQLQEMICPLHDKLLEIFCRTDQQCICYLCMLDKHKNHETVSAAAERTEKQIQLGEMQRKYQERIQERQKELEELKEAVESHKRSAQTAVEDSERIFTELIRSIERSRFEVTQLIRDQEKAEVSRAEGQLEQLEQEIEDLRRRDAELEQLSHTDNHIHFLQSFQSLSVPPASTNSPSITVSFRLSFDDVSKSVSHLKEKLENFCREEIEKIHDKAKYIEIIPTLEYKTRNEFLQYFFQFRVDSNTVHKNLRLSKWNRVIKSISKEQRYPYHPDRFDTVQQVLCRESVCGRCYWEVEWSGWVGISVSYKNISRKGGGKECEFGCNDQSWSLYCSDSSWSIWHNNGLTKLPVVSSSSRIGVYVDHSAGTLSFYSVSDTMTLIHRVQTTFTQPLYAGFWANKFLKRLMFSFSKVKVCHLKI; from the exons ATGGCAGAATCCAGTGTTTCTTTGGCTCAGGATCAGTTCAGCTGTCCGATCTGTCTGGATCTACTGAAGGATCCAGTGGCTattccctgtggacacagttactgtatgagctgtattacagactgctgggatcagGATGATCAGAAGGGAGTCTACAGCTgccctcagtgcagacagaccttcacTCTTAGACCTGTTTTAGGTAAAAACACCATGCTGGCTGAAGTAGTGGAGAAACTAAAGATGACAAAACTCCAGGCTGCTCGTCCTGCTCAAAGTCACTCTGGATCTGGAGATGTGGAGTGTGACATCTGTACTGGGGACAAAAACAAAGCCATCAAGTCTTGTCTGGTGTGTCTGGAATCTTACTGCCAAACCCATTTTGAACGTCATGAAGAATTTCACTCTGGAAAGCGACACAAATTGACTGATGCCACTGGACaactgcaggagatgatctgtCCTCTACATGATAAACTGCTGGAGATTTTCTGTCGTACTGATCAACAGTGTATATGTTATCTCTGTATGTTGGATAAACACAAAAACCATGAAACTGTATCAGCTGCAGCAGAGAGGACTGAGAAACAG ATACAATTGGGTGAAATGCAGAGAAAATATCAGGAGAGAATCCAGGAGAGACAAAAGGAGCTTGAGGAGCTGAAAGAGGCTGTAGAGTCTCACAAG cgctctgcacagacagcagtggaggacagtgagaggatctttactgagctgatccgctccattgagagaagccgctTTGAGGTGACACagctgatcagagatcaggaaaaggctgaagtgagtcgagctgaaggaCAACTGGAGCAACTGGAGCAGGAGATTGAagatctgaggaggagagacgctgagctggagcagctttcacacacagaCAATCACATCCATTTCCTCCAG agtttccagtctctctcGGTTCCTCCTGCATCTACAAACTCACCCAGCATCACTGTCAGTTTTCGCCTCTCTTTTGATGATGTTAGTAAATCTGTGTCTCATCTGAAAGAAAAACTGGAGAATTTCTGCAGAGAGGAGATAGAAAAGATTCATGATAAAG CAAAATATATTGAGATCATTCCCACCCTTGAATACAAGACAAGGAACGAGTTTCTACAGT ATTTCTTCCAGTTCAGAGTGGATTCAAACACGGTACATAAAAACCTCCGTCTGTCTAAGTGGAACAGAGTGATAAAATCCATTTCTAAAGAACAGAGGTATCCttatcatccagacagatttgacaCTGTGCAGCAG gtgttgtgtagagagagtgtgtgtggacgctgttactgggaggttGAGTGGAGTGGTTGGGTGggtatatcagtgtcatataagaacATCAGCAGGAAAGGAGGGGGTAAGGAGTGTGAGTTTGGTtgtaatgatcagtcctggagtttgtaCTGCTCTGACTCCAGCTGGTCGATCTGGCACAATAACGGATTGACTAAACTCCCTGTAGTCTCTAGCTCCTCTAGaataggagtgtatgtggatcaCAGTGCAGGAACCCTGTCCTtttacagcgtctctgacacaatgaccCTCATTCAcagagtccagaccacattcactcagcctcTCTATGCTGGGTTTTGGGCTAACAAATTTTTGAAAAGACTAATGTTTTCCTTTTCAAAAGTGAAAGTCTGTCATCTCAAAATATAG
- the LOC127934402 gene encoding tripartite motif-containing protein 16 isoform X2 has translation MAESSVSLAQDQFSCPICLDLLKDPVAIPCGHSYCMSCITDCWDQDDQKGVYSCPQCRQTFTLRPVLGKNTMLAEVVEKLKMTKLQAARPAQSHSGSGDVECDICTGDKNKAIKSCLVCLESYCQTHFERHEEFHSGKRHKLTDATGQLQEMICPLHDKLLEIFCRTDQQCICYLCMLDKHKNHETVSAAAERTEKQIQLGEMQRKYQERIQERQKELEELKEAVESHKRSAQTAVEDSERIFTELIRSIERSRFEVTQLIRDQEKAEVSRAEGQLEQLEQEIEDLRRRDAELEQLSHTDNHIHFLQSFQSLSVPPASTNSPSITVSFRLSFDDVSKSVSHLKEKLENFCREEIEKIHDKAKYIEIIPTLEYKTRNEFLQYFFQFRVDSNTVHKNLRLSKWNRVIKSISKEQRYPYHPDRFDTVQQVLSEESVCGRCYWEVEWSGEVDISVSFKSISRNGRGDDNDDSCDTCEFGRNDQSWSLFCSDSRCSFWHNNEGTALPVVSSSSRIGVYVDHSAGTLSFYSVSDTMTLIHRVHTTFTQPLYAGFGFYGDSFVKLCELSE, from the exons ATGGCAGAATCCAGTGTTTCTTTGGCTCAGGATCAGTTCAGCTGTCCGATCTGTCTGGATCTACTGAAGGATCCAGTGGCTattccctgtggacacagttactgtatgagctgtattacagactgctgggatcagGATGATCAGAAGGGAGTCTACAGCTgccctcagtgcagacagaccttcacTCTTAGACCTGTTTTAGGTAAAAACACCATGCTGGCTGAAGTAGTGGAGAAACTAAAGATGACAAAACTCCAGGCTGCTCGTCCTGCTCAAAGTCACTCTGGATCTGGAGATGTGGAGTGTGACATCTGTACTGGGGACAAAAACAAAGCCATCAAGTCTTGTCTGGTGTGTCTGGAATCTTACTGCCAAACCCATTTTGAACGTCATGAAGAATTTCACTCTGGAAAGCGACACAAATTGACTGATGCCACTGGACaactgcaggagatgatctgtCCTCTACATGATAAACTGCTGGAGATTTTCTGTCGTACTGATCAACAGTGTATATGTTATCTCTGTATGTTGGATAAACACAAAAACCATGAAACTGTATCAGCTGCAGCAGAGAGGACTGAGAAACAG ATACAATTGGGTGAAATGCAGAGAAAATATCAGGAGAGAATCCAGGAGAGACAAAAGGAGCTTGAGGAGCTGAAAGAGGCTGTAGAGTCTCACAAG cgctctgcacagacagcagtggaggacagtgagaggatctttactgagctgatccgctccattgagagaagccgctTTGAGGTGACACagctgatcagagatcaggaaaaggctgaagtgagtcgagctgaaggaCAACTGGAGCAACTGGAGCAGGAGATTGAagatctgaggaggagagacgctgagctggagcagctttcacacacagaCAATCACATCCATTTCCTCCAG agtttccagtctctctcGGTTCCTCCTGCATCTACAAACTCACCCAGCATCACTGTCAGTTTTCGCCTCTCTTTTGATGATGTTAGTAAATCTGTGTCTCATCTGAAAGAAAAACTGGAGAATTTCTGCAGAGAGGAGATAGAAAAGATTCATGATAAAG CAAAATATATTGAGATCATTCCCACCCTTGAATACAAGACAAGGAACGAGTTTCTACAGT ATTTCTTCCAGTTCAGAGTGGATTCAAACACGGTACATAAAAACCTCCGTCTGTCTAAGTGGAACAGAGTGATAAAATCCATTTCTAAAGAACAGAGGTATCCttatcatccagacagatttgacaCTGTGCAGCAGGTGTTGAgtgaagagagtgtgtgtggacgctgttactgggaggttGAGTGGAGTGGTGAAGTGGACATATCAGTGTCATttaagagcatcagcaggaatGGACGGGGTGATGATAATGATGACAGTTGTGACACATGTGAGTTTGGAcgtaatgatcagtcctggagtttgttCTGCTCTGACTCTCGTTGCTCATTCTGGCATAATAATGAAGGGACTGCACTCCCTGTAGTGTCCAGCTCCTCTAGaataggagtgtatgtggatcacagtgcaggaaccctgtccttctacagcgtctctgacacaatgaccCTCATCCACAGAGTCCacaccacattcactcagcctcTCTATGCTGGGTTTGGCTTTTATGGTGACTCGTTTGTGAAACTGTGTGAATTATCAGAATAA
- the LOC127934402 gene encoding tripartite motif-containing protein 16 isoform X4 — translation MAESSVSLAQDQFSCPICLDLLKDPVAIPCGHSYCMSCITDCWDQDDQKGVYSCPQCRQTFTLRPVLGKNTMLAEVVEKLKMTKLQAARPAQSHSGSGDVECDICTGDKNKAIKSCLVCLESYCQTHFERHEEFHSGKRHKLTDATGQLQEMICPLHDKLLEIFCRTDQQCICYLCMLDKHKNHETVSAAAERTEKQIQLGEMQRKYQERIQERQKELEELKEAVESHKRSAQTAVEDSERIFTELIRSIERSRFEVTQLIRDQEKAEVSRAEGQLEQLEQEIEDLRRRDAELEQLSHTDNHIHFLQSFQSLSVPPASTNSPSITVSFRLSFDDVSKSVSHLKEKLENFCREEIEKIHDKAKYIEIIPTLEYKTRNEFLQYSHQLTLDPNTVNKNLVLSEENRVIEYTRQEQLYPDHPDRFDGFPQVLCRESVCGRCYWEVEWSGWVGISVSYKNISRKGGGKECEFGCNDQSWSLYCSDSSWSIWHNNGLTKLPVVSSSSRIGVYVDHSAGTLSFYSVSDTMTLIHRVQTTFTQPLYAGFWANKFLKRLMFSFSKVKVCHLKI, via the exons ATGGCAGAATCCAGTGTTTCTTTGGCTCAGGATCAGTTCAGCTGTCCGATCTGTCTGGATCTACTGAAGGATCCAGTGGCTattccctgtggacacagttactgtatgagctgtattacagactgctgggatcagGATGATCAGAAGGGAGTCTACAGCTgccctcagtgcagacagaccttcacTCTTAGACCTGTTTTAGGTAAAAACACCATGCTGGCTGAAGTAGTGGAGAAACTAAAGATGACAAAACTCCAGGCTGCTCGTCCTGCTCAAAGTCACTCTGGATCTGGAGATGTGGAGTGTGACATCTGTACTGGGGACAAAAACAAAGCCATCAAGTCTTGTCTGGTGTGTCTGGAATCTTACTGCCAAACCCATTTTGAACGTCATGAAGAATTTCACTCTGGAAAGCGACACAAATTGACTGATGCCACTGGACaactgcaggagatgatctgtCCTCTACATGATAAACTGCTGGAGATTTTCTGTCGTACTGATCAACAGTGTATATGTTATCTCTGTATGTTGGATAAACACAAAAACCATGAAACTGTATCAGCTGCAGCAGAGAGGACTGAGAAACAG ATACAATTGGGTGAAATGCAGAGAAAATATCAGGAGAGAATCCAGGAGAGACAAAAGGAGCTTGAGGAGCTGAAAGAGGCTGTAGAGTCTCACAAG cgctctgcacagacagcagtggaggacagtgagaggatctttactgagctgatccgctccattgagagaagccgctTTGAGGTGACACagctgatcagagatcaggaaaaggctgaagtgagtcgagctgaaggaCAACTGGAGCAACTGGAGCAGGAGATTGAagatctgaggaggagagacgctgagctggagcagctttcacacacagaCAATCACATCCATTTCCTCCAG agtttccagtctctctcGGTTCCTCCTGCATCTACAAACTCACCCAGCATCACTGTCAGTTTTCGCCTCTCTTTTGATGATGTTAGTAAATCTGTGTCTCATCTGAAAGAAAAACTGGAGAATTTCTGCAGAGAGGAGATAGAAAAGATTCATGATAAAG CAAAATATATTGAGATCATTCCCACCCTTGAATACAAGACAAGGAACGAGTTTCTACAGT ATTCCCATCAGCTCACTTTGGATCCAAATACAGTGAATAAAAACCTGGTACTGTCTGAAGAGAACAGAGTGATTGAATACACTCGTCAAGAACAgctgtatcctgatcatccagacagatttgacgGTTTTcctcaggtgttgtgtagagagagtgtgtgtggacgctgttactgggaggttGAGTGGAGTGGTTGGGTGggtatatcagtgtcatataagaacATCAGCAGGAAAGGAGGGGGTAAGGAGTGTGAGTTTGGTtgtaatgatcagtcctggagtttgtaCTGCTCTGACTCCAGCTGGTCGATCTGGCACAATAACGGATTGACTAAACTCCCTGTAGTCTCTAGCTCCTCTAGaataggagtgtatgtggatcaCAGTGCAGGAACCCTGTCCTtttacagcgtctctgacacaatgaccCTCATTCAcagagtccagaccacattcactcagcctcTCTATGCTGGGTTTTGGGCTAACAAATTTTTGAAAAGACTAATGTTTTCCTTTTCAAAAGTGAAAGTCTGTCATCTCAAAATATAG
- the LOC127934402 gene encoding tripartite motif-containing protein 16 isoform X3 yields MAESNVSLAQDEFRCSICLDLLKDAVALTCGHSYCMSCITDYWDQKGVYSCPQCRQTFTPRPVLDGHMAEVVEKLKKTKLQAARPAQCYTGSGDVECDICTGDKNKAIKSCLVCLESYCRNHLKRHEEFHSGKRHKMTDATGQLQEMICPLHDKLLEIFCRTDQHCICYMCMVDEHKDHDTVSAAAERTEKQRQLEETQRTNQLRIQERQKELEELKEAVESHKRSAQTAVEDSERIFTELIRSIERSRSEVTQLIRDQEKAEVSRAEGQLEQLKQEIEDLRRRDAELEQLSHTDNHIRFLQSFKSLSVPPASTNSPSITVSSIPSFGDVEKSVSHLRVKLEHFFREEIEMLSGRVRNIYIIPTSEPETCAEFLKYSHQLTLDPNTVNKNLVLSEENRVIEYTRQEQLYPDHPDRFDGFPQVLCRESVCGRCYWEVEWSGWVGISVSYKNISRKGGGKECEFGCNDQSWSLYCSDSSWSIWHNNGLTKLPVVSSSSRIGVYVDHSAGTLSFYSVSDTMTLIHRVQTTFTQPLYAGFWANKFLKRLMFSFSKVKVCHLKI; encoded by the exons ATGGCAGAATCTAATGTTTCTTTGGCTCAGGATGAGTTCAGATGCTCAATCTGTCTGGATCTACTAAAAGATGCAGTGGCCCTtacctgtggacacagttactgtatgagCTGTATTACAGACTATTGGGATCAGAAGGGAGTCTACAGCTgccctcagtgcagacagaccttcacTCCTAGACCTGTTTTAGATGGACACATGGCTGAAGTGGTGGAGAAACTCAAGAAGACAAAACTCCAAGCTGCTCGTCCTGCTCAATGTTACACTGGATCTGGAGATGTGGAGTGTGACATCTGTACTGGGGACAAAAACAAAGCCATCAAGTCTTGTCTGGTGTGTCTGGAATCTTACTGTCGAAATCATTTAAAACGTCATGAAGAATTTCACTCTGGAAAGCGACACAAAATGACTGATGCCACTGGACaactgcaggagatgatctgtCCTCTACATGATAAACTGCTGGAGATTTTCTGTCGTACTGATCAGCACTGTATATGTTATATGTGTATGGTAGATGAACACAAAGACCACGACACTGTATCAGCTGCAGCAGAGAGGACTGAGAAACAG AGACAACTGGAGGAGACACAGAGAACAAACCAGCTGCGAATCCAGGAGAGACAGAAGGAACTTGAGGAGCTGAAAGAGGCTGTAGAGTCTCACAAG cgctctgcacagacagcagtggaggacagtgagaggatctttactgagctgatccgctccattgagagaagccgctctgagGTGACACagctgatcagagatcaggaaaaggctgaagtgagtcgagctgaaggaCAACTGGAGCAACTGAAGCAGGAGATTGAagatctgaggaggagagacgctgagctggagcagctttcacacacagaCAATCACATCCGTTTCCTCCAG AGTTTCAagtctctctctgtccctcctGCATCTACAAACTCACCCAGCATCACTGTCAGTTCTATTCCATCTTTTGGTGATGTTGAAAAATCTGTGTCTCATCTGAGAGTGAAACTGGAGCATTTCTTCAGAGAGGAGATAGAAATGTTATCTGGTAGAG TGAGAAACATCTACATCATACCCACCTCTGAACCCGAGACCTGTGCGGAATTCCTCAAAT ATTCCCATCAGCTCACTTTGGATCCAAATACAGTGAATAAAAACCTGGTACTGTCTGAAGAGAACAGAGTGATTGAATACACTCGTCAAGAACAgctgtatcctgatcatccagacagatttgacgGTTTTcctcaggtgttgtgtagagagagtgtgtgtggacgctgttactgggaggttGAGTGGAGTGGTTGGGTGggtatatcagtgtcatataagaacATCAGCAGGAAAGGAGGGGGTAAGGAGTGTGAGTTTGGTtgtaatgatcagtcctggagtttgtaCTGCTCTGACTCCAGCTGGTCGATCTGGCACAATAACGGATTGACTAAACTCCCTGTAGTCTCTAGCTCCTCTAGaataggagtgtatgtggatcaCAGTGCAGGAACCCTGTCCTtttacagcgtctctgacacaatgaccCTCATTCAcagagtccagaccacattcactcagcctcTCTATGCTGGGTTTTGGGCTAACAAATTTTTGAAAAGACTAATGTTTTCCTTTTCAAAAGTGAAAGTCTGTCATCTCAAAATATAG
- the LOC127934436 gene encoding tripartite motif-containing protein 16-like has translation MAESSVSLAQDEFSCSICLDLLKDAVALTCGHSYCMSCITDYWDQKGVYSCPQCRQTFTPRPVLGKNTMLAEVLEKLKKTKLQAARPAQCYTGSGNVECDICTGDKNKAIKSCLVCLESYCQTHFERHEEFHSGKRHKLTDATGQLQEMICPLHDKLLEIFCRTDQQCICYMCMVDEHKDHDTVSATAERTEKQKQLEETQRKNQQRIQERQKELEELKEAVESHKRSAQTAVEDSERIFTELIRSIERSRSEVTQLIRDQEKAEVSRAEIQLEQLKQEIEDLRRRDAELEQLSHTDNHIRFLQSFKSLSVPPASPNSPSISSHLSFGDVEKSVSHLREKLEHFFREEIEMLSGRVRNINIIPTSEPETREEFLRYSHQLTLDPNTVNKNLVLSEENRVIEYTRQEQLYPDHPDRFDGFPQVLCRESVCGRCYWEVEWSGWVGISVSYKRISRKGWVKECEFGCNDQSWSLYCSDSRWSIWHNNGLTKLPVVSSSSRIGVYVDHSAGTLSFYSVSDTMTLIHRVQTTFTQPLYAGFWANKFLKGLMFFFSKAKVCDLKI, from the exons ATGGCAGAATCCAGTGTTTCTTTGGCTCAGGATGAGTTCAGCTGTTCAATCTGTCTGGATCTACTAAAAGATGCAGTGGCCCTtacctgtggacacagttactgtatgagCTGTATTACAGACTATTGGGATCAGAAGGGAGTCTACAGCTgccctcagtgcagacagaccttcacTCCTAGACCTGTTTTAGGTAAAAACACCATGCTGGCTGAAGTGCTGGAGAAACTAAAGAAGACAAAACTCCAAGCTGCTCGTCCTGCTCAATGTTACACTGGATCTGGAAATGTGGAGTGTGACATCTGTACTGGGGACAAAAACAAAGCCAtcaagtcctgtctggtgtgtctgGAATCTTACTGCCAAACCCATTTTGAACGTCATGAAGAATTTCACTCTGGAAAGCGACACAAATTGACTGATGCCACTGGACaactgcaggagatgatctgtCCTCTACATGATAAACTGCTGGAGATTTTCTGTCGTACTGATCAGCAGTGTATATGTTATATGTGTATGGTAGATGAACACAAAGACCACGACACTGTATCAGCTACAGCAGAGAGGACTGAGAAACAG AAACAACTGGAGGAGACGCAGAGGAAAAACCAGCAGAGAATCCAGGAGAGACAGAAGGAGCTTGAGGAGCTGAAAGAGGCTGTAGAGTCTCACAAG cgctctgcacagacagcagtggaggacagtgagaggatctttactgagctgatccgctccattgagagaagccgctctgagGTGACACagctgatcagagatcaggaaaaggcTGAAGTGAGTCGAGCTGAAATACAACTGGAGCAACTGAAGCAGGAGATTGAAgatctgaggaggagagatgctgagctggagcagctttcacacacagaCAATCACATCCGTTTCCTCCAG AGTTTCAAGTCTCTCTCTGTTCCTCCTGCATCTCCTAACTCACCCAGCATCAGTTCTCATCTCTCTTTTGGTGATGTTGAAAAATCTGTGTCTCATCTGAGAGAGAAACTGGAGCATTTCTTCAGAGAGGAGATAGAAATGTTATCTGGTAGAG TGAGAAACATCAACATCATTCCCACCTCTGAACCCGAGACCCGTGAGGAATTCCTTAGAT ATTCCCATCAGCTCACTTTGGATCCAAATACAGTGAATAAAAACCTGGTACTGTCTGAAGAGAACAGAGTGATTGAATACACTCGTCAAGAACAgctgtatcctgatcatccagacagatttgatggttttcctcaggtgttgtgtagagagagtgtgtgtggacgctgttactgggaggttGAGTGGAGTGGTTGGGTGggtatatcagtgtcatataagagaaTCAGCAGGAAGGGATGGGTAAAGGAGTGTGAGTTTGGTtgtaatgatcagtcctggagtttgtaCTGCTCTGACTCCAGGTGGTCGATCTGGCACAATAACGGATTGACTAAACTCCCTGTAGTCTCCAGTTCCTCTAGaataggagtgtatgtggatcacagtgcaggaaccctgtccttctacagcgtctctgacacaatgaccCTCATCCAcagagtccagaccacattcactcagcctcTCTATGCTGGGTTTTGGGCTAACAAATTTTTGAAAGgactaatgtttttcttttcaaaagCAAAAGTCTGTGATCTCAAAATATAG
- the LOC127934428 gene encoding tripartite motif-containing protein 16-like, translated as MAESSVSLAQNEFTCSICLDLLKDPVTIPCGHSYCMSCITDCWDQDYQNGVYSCPQCRQTFTPRPVLGKNTILAEVLEKLKKTKRQAARPAQCYSGSGDVECDVCTGRRCKAIKSCLVCLESYCRNHLKRHEEFHSGKRHKLTDATGQLQEMICPLHDKLLEIFCRTDQQCICYMCMVDVHKDHDTVSATAERTEKQRQLEETQRTNQQRIQERQKHIEELREAVESHKRSAQTAVEDSERIFTELIRSIERSRSEVTQLIRDQEKTEVSRAEGQLEQLKQEIEDLRRRDAELEQLSHTDNHIRFLQSFKSLSVPPASPNSPSISSHLSFSDVEKSVSHLREKLEHLFREEIEMLSGRVRNIYIIPTSEPETREEFLKYSHQLTLDPNTVNKNLVLSEENRVIEYTRQEQLYPDHPDRFDGFPQVLCRESVCGRCYWEVEWSGWVGISVSYKRISRKGWVKECEFGCNDQSWSLYCSDSSWSIWHNNGLTKLPVVSSSSRIGVYVDHSAGTLSFYSVSDTMTLIHRVQTTFTQPLYAGFWANKYLKGLMFFFSKATLCDLTI; from the exons ATGGCAGAATCCAGTGTTTCTTTGGCTCAGAATGAGTTCACTTGTTCAATCTGTCTGGATCTACTAAAGGATCCAGTGACTATaccctgtggacacagttactgtatgagctgtattacagactgctgggatcagGATTATCAAAATGGAGTCTATAGCTgccctcagtgcagacagaccttcacTCCAAGACCTGTTTTAGGTAAAAACACAATACTGGCTGAAGTGCTGGAGAAACTCAAGAAGACAAAACGCCAAGCTGCTCGTCCTGCTCAGTGTTACTCTGGATCTGGAGATGTGGagtgtgacgtctgtactggGAGAAGATGTAAAGCCATCAAATCTTGTCTGGTGTGTCTGGAATCTTACTGTCGAAATCATTTAAAACGTCATGAAGAATTTCACTCTGGAAAGCGACACAAATTGACTGATGCCACTGGACaactgcaggagatgatctgtCCTCTACATGATAAACTGCTGGAGATTTTCTGTCGTACTGATCAGCAGTGTATATGTTATATGTGTATGGTAGATGTACACAAAGACCACGACACTGTATCAGCTACTGCAGAGAGGACTGAGAAACAG AGACAACTGGAGGAGACGCAGAGGACAAACCAGCAGAGAATCCAGGAGAGACAGAAGCATATTGAGGAGCTGAGAGAGGCTGTAGAGTCTCACAAG cgctctgcacagacagcagtggaggacagtgagaggatctttactgagctgatccgctccattgagagaagccgctctgagGTGACACagctgatcagagatcaggaaaagactgaagtgagtcgagctgaaggaCAACTGGAGCAACTGAAGCAGGAGATTGAagatctgaggaggagagacgctgagctggagcagctttcacacacagaCAATCACATCCGTTTCCTCCAG AGTTTCAAGTCTCTCTCTGTTCCTCCTGCATCTCCTAACTCACCCAGCATCAGTTCTCATCTCTCTTTTAGTGATGTTGAAAAATCTGTGTCTCATCTGAGAGAGAAACTGGAGCATTTATTCAGAGAGGAAATAGAAATGTTATCTGGTAGAG TGAGAAACATCTACATCATACCCACCTCTGAACCCGAGACTCGTGAGGAATTCCTCAAAT ATTCCCATCAGCTCACTTTGGATCCAAATACAGTGAATAAAAACCTGGTACTGTCTGAAGAGAACAGAGTGATTGAATACACTCGTCAAGAACAgctgtatcctgatcatccagacagatttgatggttttcctcaggtgttgtgtagagagagtgtgtgtggacgctgttactgggaggttGAGTGGAGTGGTTGGGTGggtatatcagtgtcatataagagaaTCAGCAGGAAGGGATGGGTAAAGGAGTGTGAGTTTGGTtgtaatgatcagtcctggagtttgtaCTGCTCTGACTCCAGCTGGTCGATCTGGCACAATAACGGATTGACTAAACTCCCTGTAGTGTCCAGCTCCTCTAGaataggagtgtatgtggatcacagtgcaggaactctgtccttctacagcgtctctgacacaatgaccCTCATCCAcagagtccagaccacattcactcagcctcTCTATGCTGGGTTTTGGGCTAACAAATATTTGAAAGgactaatgtttttcttttcaaaagCAACACTCTGTGATCTAACAATCTAG